A single Calidifontibacter indicus DNA region contains:
- a CDS encoding serine hydrolase — protein MTSPHRPHDPRRADLRRSRRPSPEVIARRRLVVGGGALLGVGALGLGVRELVTDDATASPAMATTAGPTTGEGSTGEPTGATASPSPSPTAGASGVPEGQASPVEALKLANRLEEYLSGRSGRLGLEIVDLRRGQSFRHEASEGFCYSTIKVLVLTTVLRQAQEAGEDLTERERDLARRMITRSDNGATETLLAQVGRDEVERVAGLVGMTKTQIDSGWWGFWRTVPGDLSLMVDAVLSSDRVLDGGRRTIARMLMADVVPQQRWGVFAPESRRVHVAAKNGWGPLPDGYRLNSTGWVSGADRQYVLSILSRSTAGFSHGRRTINEVADICHRAMVDGLA, from the coding sequence ATGACTTCCCCGCACAGGCCTCACGACCCGCGACGGGCCGACCTCCGGCGATCGCGGCGACCCTCGCCCGAGGTCATCGCCCGTCGCCGGCTGGTCGTCGGGGGCGGCGCGCTCCTCGGGGTGGGGGCGCTGGGCCTCGGGGTGCGCGAACTGGTCACCGACGACGCCACCGCCTCCCCAGCGATGGCGACCACGGCTGGGCCGACCACCGGCGAAGGGTCGACCGGCGAACCCACCGGTGCCACGGCATCCCCCTCGCCCAGCCCGACGGCGGGCGCCTCAGGCGTTCCCGAGGGCCAGGCCTCGCCGGTGGAGGCGCTGAAGCTCGCCAACCGGCTCGAGGAGTACCTGTCGGGGCGCAGCGGGCGACTGGGCCTGGAGATCGTGGACCTGCGCCGCGGGCAGAGCTTTCGCCACGAGGCGAGCGAGGGGTTCTGCTACAGCACCATCAAGGTGCTGGTTCTCACCACGGTGCTCCGCCAGGCGCAGGAGGCCGGTGAAGACCTCACCGAGCGCGAGCGCGACCTCGCGAGGCGGATGATCACCCGCAGCGACAACGGGGCGACCGAGACCCTCCTCGCCCAGGTGGGGCGCGATGAGGTCGAGCGGGTCGCCGGGCTCGTCGGGATGACGAAGACCCAGATCGACTCGGGATGGTGGGGCTTCTGGCGAACCGTCCCCGGTGACCTGTCGCTCATGGTGGATGCCGTGTTGTCCTCTGATCGGGTGCTCGACGGGGGCCGTCGCACGATCGCCCGAATGCTCATGGCCGATGTGGTGCCCCAGCAGCGGTGGGGCGTCTTCGCCCCGGAGTCGCGCCGCGTGCACGTGGCGGCCAAGAACGGCTGGGGCCCCCTGCCCGACGGCTACCGTCTGAACTCGACAGGGTGGGTGAGCGGAGCGGACCGGCAGTACGTGCTCAGCATCCTGTCGCGAAGCACTGCCGGGTTCAGCCACGGTCGGCGCACCATCAACGAGGTCGCCGACATCTGTCATCGGGCGATGGTCGATGGCCTCGCCTGA
- a CDS encoding IS3 family transposase (programmed frameshift) → MAGTGTKRYPAELKERAVRMVTERPSDESEWPAIQRVAPLLGIGSAETLRKWVRQAEADAGAAGGVGGVGTAESEELRRLRREVAELKRANSILKAASAFFAAELDRPTRLIVDFIRVHADRREPGGLRWGVEPICSVLTEHGITIAPSTYYELVDRPMTTSDWREALLTREIHRVYTENYSVYGARKVWLQLNREGHRVARCTVERIMRERGWRGAIRGTVKRTTTPDASAADRRPDDLVCRRFAPLAPDRLWVADFTYVSTWSGWVYVAFVVDAYARRILGWSVSTSMTTDFVLHAFEQAVWTRNRYGTADFSALVHHHDRGSQYTSIRFGQALAEAGVADSIGSTGDSYDNALAESINGLYKTELIKRAKPWKGADDVEIATTEWVDWFNHRRLYEYCGDIPPVELEEAYYARKTAQQTAALTV, encoded by the exons ATGGCAGGCACTGGTACGAAGAGGTATCCCGCGGAGCTCAAGGAGCGCGCGGTGCGGATGGTGACCGAGCGGCCCTCGGACGAGAGTGAGTGGCCGGCGATCCAGCGGGTCGCTCCTTTGTTGGGGATCGGGTCGGCCGAGACGCTTCGGAAGTGGGTGCGTCAGGCAGAGGCTGACGCCGGCGCTGCTGGCGGTGTCGGCGGGGTCGGGACGGCCGAGTCGGAGGAACTGCGCAGGCTGCGGCGCGAGGTCGCCGAGTTGAAGCGAGCGAACTCGATCCTGAAGGCAGCCTCGGCTTTCTTCGCAGCCGAGCTCGACCGGC CCACGCGGCTGATCGTGGACTTCATCAGGGTGCACGCCGATCGGCGTGAACCTGGTGGTCTGCGGTGGGGTGTCGAGCCGATCTGTTCCGTGCTGACCGAGCACGGGATCACGATCGCCCCATCGACCTATTACGAACTCGTGGATCGCCCGATGACCACCTCGGACTGGCGAGAAGCGTTGCTGACCAGAGAGATTCACCGTGTCTACACCGAGAACTACAGCGTGTACGGGGCTCGGAAGGTGTGGTTGCAACTCAACCGCGAAGGCCACCGGGTTGCCCGGTGCACGGTGGAGCGGATCATGCGTGAACGCGGGTGGCGGGGCGCGATCCGCGGCACGGTCAAGCGGACCACGACGCCCGACGCGTCGGCCGCTGATCGGCGTCCGGATGATCTGGTGTGTCGCCGGTTCGCGCCGTTGGCGCCGGACCGGCTGTGGGTCGCCGACTTCACCTATGTCAGCACGTGGTCGGGGTGGGTGTACGTCGCGTTCGTCGTCGACGCCTACGCGCGGCGGATCTTGGGGTGGTCGGTGTCGACGTCGATGACGACGGACTTCGTGTTGCATGCGTTCGAGCAGGCTGTCTGGACCCGGAACCGTTACGGGACAGCTGATTTCAGCGCGTTGGTGCATCACCACGATCGGGGGTCTCAGTACACCTCGATCCGGTTCGGTCAAGCCCTGGCCGAGGCCGGTGTCGCGGATTCCATTGGTAGTACTGGGGATTCGTACGACAACGCGTTAGCGGAGTCGATCAACGGGTTGTACAAGACCGAGTTGATCAAGCGAGCCAAGCCCTGGAAGGGCGCCGATGACGTCGAGATCGCGACCACCGAATGGGTCGACTGGTTCAACCATCGGCGCCTGTACGAGTACTGCGGCGACATCCCACCCGTCGAGCTTGAGGAGGCGTACTACGCTCGCAAAACAGCCCAGCAAACCGCTGCGCTGACCGTTTGA
- a CDS encoding VOC family protein, with amino-acid sequence MNIPKNTICLWYDKDAEEAAHFYASVFPDSEIEAVHSAPTDFPGGKKDDVLTVHFTVLGLPCLGLNGGDTFKQSEAFSFQVATDDQAETDRYWDAIVGNGGQESDCGWCKDKWGVSWQITPRVLSEAMNSTDPGVSERAFTAMMTMQKIDVATIEQAIADN; translated from the coding sequence ATGAACATCCCGAAGAACACCATCTGCCTGTGGTACGACAAGGACGCGGAAGAAGCTGCGCACTTCTACGCGTCCGTCTTCCCCGACAGCGAGATCGAGGCTGTCCACAGCGCACCGACCGACTTTCCGGGCGGCAAGAAGGACGACGTCCTCACCGTGCACTTCACCGTTCTCGGTCTCCCGTGCCTCGGCCTCAACGGCGGCGACACGTTCAAGCAGAGCGAGGCGTTCTCGTTCCAGGTCGCCACCGATGACCAAGCCGAGACCGATCGCTACTGGGACGCGATCGTCGGCAATGGTGGACAGGAAAGCGACTGCGGTTGGTGCAAGGACAAGTGGGGCGTGTCCTGGCAGATCACACCCCGCGTCCTCAGCGAGGCGATGAACTCGACTGATCCTGGAGTCAGCGAACGCGCGTTCACCGCCATGATGACCATGCAGAAGATCGACGTCGCCACGATCGAGCAAGCGATCGCCGACAACTGA
- a CDS encoding amino acid permease C-terminal domain-containing protein, with product MKRPFRTPAVPLLPIVSALRCLGLMAALSVETWLRFLVWLVIGLVIYLGGPYPRIVDTGCDYAAGRSVAV from the coding sequence ATGAAGCGGCCGTTCCGCACGCCGGCAGTGCCACTGCTGCCGATCGTGTCGGCGCTGCGCTGTCTCGGCCTGATGGCGGCGCTGTCGGTGGAGACCTGGCTGCGTTTCCTGGTCTGGCTCGTGATCGGCCTGGTCATTTACCTCGGTGGGCCCTACCCCCGGATCGTGGACACGGGGTGTGATTACGCGGCAGGTCGCAGCGTAGCGGTGTAG
- a CDS encoding APC family permease translates to MTNALVVIKVSICIFVVVAGVFFVKASNLKPFVPPSKPVEEGTSGLGQPLWQAVSGVTPTAFGFTGILVASAVVFFAYSGFEAVANLGEETKDPAKDMPRGLIGTLVICTVLYLAVCLVITGMVKYSSISEGAPIADAFDQVGLGWAKVLIGIAAIAGLSSVILVDIVAMGRIGFALCRDGLLPAGVGKVHPKFQTPWRITLATTVVVCVLAGLVPLGVLAEMVSIGTLLAFLVVSIAVAVLRRRSPG, encoded by the coding sequence GTGACGAACGCCCTCGTCGTGATCAAGGTGTCGATCTGCATCTTCGTCGTGGTGGCCGGCGTCTTCTTCGTGAAGGCGAGCAACCTCAAGCCCTTCGTGCCGCCATCGAAGCCGGTCGAGGAAGGCACCAGCGGACTCGGGCAGCCGCTGTGGCAAGCCGTCTCCGGGGTCACCCCGACCGCCTTCGGCTTCACCGGCATCCTCGTCGCCTCGGCGGTCGTCTTCTTCGCCTACAGCGGCTTCGAAGCCGTCGCGAATCTCGGTGAGGAGACCAAGGACCCCGCCAAGGACATGCCGCGCGGACTCATCGGCACCCTGGTCATCTGCACCGTGCTCTACCTCGCGGTGTGCCTCGTCATCACCGGCATGGTGAAGTACTCCAGCATCTCCGAGGGTGCCCCCATCGCCGACGCCTTCGACCAGGTCGGCCTCGGCTGGGCCAAGGTGCTCATCGGCATCGCGGCGATCGCAGGTCTGAGCTCGGTGATCCTCGTCGACATCGTCGCGATGGGACGCATCGGTTTCGCGCTGTGCCGCGACGGGCTGCTGCCGGCCGGCGTCGGCAAGGTGCACCCGAAGTTCCAGACCCCGTGGCGCATCACCCTCGCCACGACGGTGGTCGTCTGCGTGTTGGCCGGACTGGTGCCGCTCGGCGTGCTCGCCGAGATGGTGAGCATCGGCACGCTGTTAGCCTTCCTCGTGGTGTCGATCGCGGTAGCCGTCCTGCGGCGACGAAGCCCAGGATGA
- a CDS encoding HutD/Ves family protein produces MESVAVQIIRFADIDPSPWRNGGGITWEVAAQPGEGGHFDWRISIAEVARAGPFSAYPDVDRVITLITGAAMDLMVAGEPLRLVPLEPYAFAGEVEVDATLPSGTTRDLNVMTRRGRVHATVRVHRDGEAWTTADDGVQRFLVCVGEPADVTAAGESVRLQRYDSLRVSQAVQMGAGDVVEIEIT; encoded by the coding sequence ATGGAATCCGTTGCCGTGCAGATCATTCGGTTCGCGGACATCGACCCGTCGCCCTGGCGCAACGGCGGCGGCATCACCTGGGAGGTCGCCGCCCAGCCGGGTGAGGGCGGCCACTTCGACTGGCGGATCAGCATCGCCGAGGTCGCCCGGGCGGGGCCGTTCTCGGCCTACCCGGACGTCGACCGGGTGATCACGTTGATCACGGGTGCCGCCATGGACCTGATGGTGGCGGGAGAGCCGCTGCGGCTCGTCCCGCTCGAGCCCTATGCGTTCGCGGGTGAAGTCGAGGTCGACGCCACGCTGCCGAGCGGCACCACCCGCGACCTCAACGTCATGACCCGCCGCGGACGCGTGCACGCGACAGTGCGCGTGCATCGCGACGGCGAGGCGTGGACCACGGCCGACGACGGCGTGCAGCGGTTCCTCGTCTGCGTCGGCGAGCCGGCCGACGTCACCGCTGCGGGGGAGTCCGTGCGGCTGCAGCGGTACGACTCGCTGCGGGTGTCGCAGGCGGTGCAGATGGGTGCGGGCGACGTGGTCGAGATCGAAATCACCTGA
- a CDS encoding SRPBCC family protein, which translates to MDLKHSFTVPADAERTWATLTDLEGVAGCFPGATITSAEGDHFEGTVKVKLGPIALVYAGSGDFVERDDAAHTAVIDAKGKDKRGNGTAGATVHLSLQPQGDSTKVDVVTDLKVTGKPAQFGRGVMQDVSDKLLQQFVACLESRLSQPADEPVSTADTTPVEATPEAASAEAPAAAPAPAPSPPAAAPASKPAPALRVAQPVADDSIDLGGLVGPTLLKAYLPQLLSAAVGVALGYVIGRRSGS; encoded by the coding sequence ATGGATCTGAAGCACTCCTTCACCGTCCCCGCCGACGCCGAACGCACCTGGGCCACCCTCACCGACCTCGAGGGGGTGGCCGGGTGCTTCCCGGGCGCCACCATCACCTCGGCCGAGGGCGACCACTTCGAGGGCACCGTCAAGGTGAAGCTCGGACCCATCGCGCTGGTCTACGCCGGTAGCGGCGACTTCGTCGAACGTGACGACGCCGCACACACGGCGGTCATCGACGCGAAGGGCAAGGACAAGCGCGGCAACGGCACCGCGGGTGCCACCGTGCACCTTTCCCTTCAGCCGCAAGGCGATTCGACGAAGGTCGATGTCGTCACCGACCTGAAGGTCACCGGCAAACCCGCGCAGTTCGGGCGCGGGGTGATGCAGGACGTCTCTGACAAGCTGTTGCAGCAGTTCGTTGCCTGCCTGGAAAGCCGTCTGTCGCAACCCGCCGACGAACCGGTCAGCACCGCCGACACGACACCCGTCGAAGCGACACCCGAGGCGGCGTCCGCCGAAGCACCGGCGGCCGCCCCGGCTCCGGCGCCTTCGCCGCCCGCCGCTGCACCTGCGTCCAAGCCTGCGCCCGCGCTGCGCGTGGCCCAGCCGGTGGCCGACGACTCGATCGACCTCGGCGGACTGGTCGGTCCGACGCTGCTCAAGGCGTATCTGCCGCAGTTGCTGAGCGCGGCCGTCGGGGTGGCGCTCGGATACGTGATCGGACGCCGTTCGGGGTCATGA
- a CDS encoding FAD binding domain-containing protein: protein MIPAQFDYVAPTTVAEALTALAEAGDEGKVLAGGQSLLPILRMRLNSPEKVIDLGRIAELREITDDGDSIVIGAMATHDTVLRDASVAQHAALLTRTLAEVADPQVRHRGTVGGALVHADPAGDIGAAALALDASFVIAGQGGATRTVPASEFFVDLFESAVGEDELLTQIRVPKHTGWGAHYEKFVRVVHQWAIVAVAATVRVEGGTIAEARVGLTNMGSTPLRATTVEQALVGKPATDEAVREAAVAAAEGTNPPSDLNGDADYRKHLATVLTRRAVLAAAGGAA from the coding sequence ATGATCCCGGCACAGTTCGACTACGTCGCCCCCACCACCGTCGCCGAGGCGTTGACCGCCTTGGCCGAGGCCGGTGACGAGGGCAAGGTGTTGGCCGGCGGGCAGAGCCTGCTGCCGATCCTGCGGATGCGGCTCAACTCGCCGGAGAAGGTGATCGACCTCGGGCGCATCGCCGAGCTGCGCGAGATCACCGACGACGGCGACTCGATCGTGATCGGCGCGATGGCCACTCACGACACGGTGTTGCGTGACGCGTCGGTCGCTCAGCACGCGGCGCTGCTCACCCGAACCCTCGCGGAGGTCGCCGACCCGCAAGTGCGGCACCGCGGCACCGTCGGGGGCGCGCTGGTGCACGCCGACCCCGCCGGCGACATCGGCGCCGCGGCACTGGCGCTCGACGCGAGCTTCGTGATCGCCGGACAAGGCGGTGCCACCCGCACCGTGCCGGCGTCCGAGTTCTTCGTCGACCTCTTTGAGAGCGCGGTCGGTGAGGACGAACTGCTCACCCAGATCCGGGTGCCCAAGCACACCGGGTGGGGCGCGCACTACGAGAAGTTCGTGCGTGTCGTGCACCAGTGGGCGATCGTCGCGGTGGCCGCGACCGTGCGGGTCGAGGGCGGCACGATCGCCGAGGCGCGCGTCGGGCTGACCAACATGGGCTCCACCCCGTTGCGCGCGACCACGGTCGAGCAGGCACTGGTGGGCAAGCCCGCCACCGACGAGGCCGTGCGGGAGGCCGCCGTCGCCGCGGCGGAGGGCACCAACCCGCCGTCCGATCTCAACGGCGACGCCGACTACCGCAAGCACCTCGCCACAGTGCTCACCCGGCGCGCGGTGTTGGCCGCGGCAGGCGGGGCGGCCTGA
- a CDS encoding xanthine dehydrogenase family protein molybdopterin-binding subunit, with product MTTVDDAPATATPEIGNARKRKEDQRLLTGRTKWTDNIQLAGMLHLAMVRSPLAHAKIRSIDTSAAREASGVIDVVTGADIAQTQGVNINAWPISPEQKTPDHLPMVLEHVACAGEIVAAVVARSAAEARDAAELVDVDYEELPAVLDMKEALKDEVLAHPDLGTNKSAFWQLDSATEGSGGNVDEAIAEAQANGIVIEREFRQQRLIPAFMEPRSTVCDPTGEQLTIWSATQVPHILRFALAATTGIPESKLRVIAPDVGGGFGGKLQTTPEEFITVAVARRLGKPVKYTETRSESLLSAHHGRDQWQKLTLAATKEGIVTGLKVDLLADLGAYVAIVGGGVPVLGAWMFNSIYKFKAYQFNCQTVLTNKTWVDAYRGAGRPEATFGIERIMDELAAELNMDPLEVREKNWIKHEEFPFTTVAGMEYDSGNYEAATARAKELFGYDELRAEQQRRRESNDAVQLGIGVSTFTEMCGLAPSRVLGSLSYGAGGWEHASIRMLATGKVEVVTGTSPHGQGHETAWSQIVADRLGVAFEDVEVLHGDTQIAHKGLDTYGSRSLVVGGEAIVRAADKVIEKARPIAAHILEANTDDLEFAAGKFTVKGTDKGVTMAELALASFAAHNLPDGVEPGLDAESTYDPINFSFPHGTHLCAVEVDTETGATKLHKYVCVDDIGVVINPLIVEGQIHGGLVQGIAQALWEGAEYDEFGTLVTGSFVDYTLPTAADTINFVTDNTVSPSTTNTLGTKGVGEAGTIASTPAVVNAVVDAVRPLGINDIEMPCTPQRVWRAIQGGAR from the coding sequence ATGACCACCGTCGACGACGCACCGGCAACCGCGACACCCGAGATCGGCAATGCACGCAAGCGCAAGGAGGATCAGCGGCTGCTGACCGGGCGCACCAAGTGGACCGACAACATCCAGTTGGCCGGCATGCTGCACCTCGCAATGGTGCGAAGCCCGTTGGCACACGCGAAGATTCGCTCGATCGACACCTCGGCCGCGCGGGAGGCGTCCGGCGTCATCGACGTCGTCACCGGCGCCGACATCGCGCAGACGCAGGGCGTCAACATCAACGCCTGGCCGATCAGCCCCGAACAGAAGACCCCCGATCACCTGCCGATGGTGCTCGAACACGTCGCGTGCGCCGGCGAGATCGTCGCGGCGGTCGTCGCCCGGTCGGCCGCCGAAGCGCGCGACGCCGCCGAACTGGTCGACGTCGACTACGAGGAACTCCCCGCGGTGCTCGACATGAAGGAGGCGCTCAAGGACGAGGTGCTGGCGCACCCCGACCTCGGCACCAACAAGTCGGCCTTCTGGCAATTGGACTCCGCCACAGAGGGATCCGGCGGCAACGTCGACGAAGCCATCGCCGAGGCACAGGCCAACGGCATCGTCATCGAGCGGGAGTTCCGGCAGCAGCGGTTGATCCCGGCGTTCATGGAGCCGCGGTCGACGGTCTGCGACCCCACCGGTGAGCAGTTGACGATCTGGTCGGCCACCCAGGTGCCGCACATCCTGCGGTTCGCGCTGGCCGCGACCACCGGCATCCCGGAGTCGAAGCTACGCGTCATCGCCCCCGACGTCGGTGGTGGCTTCGGCGGCAAGCTGCAGACCACCCCCGAGGAGTTCATCACCGTCGCGGTGGCCCGCCGGCTCGGCAAGCCGGTGAAGTACACCGAGACCCGCTCGGAGTCGCTGCTGTCGGCCCACCACGGCCGTGACCAGTGGCAGAAGCTCACCCTCGCCGCGACCAAGGAAGGCATCGTCACCGGCCTCAAGGTCGACCTGCTGGCCGACCTCGGCGCCTACGTCGCGATCGTCGGCGGCGGCGTGCCGGTGCTCGGCGCGTGGATGTTCAACTCCATCTACAAGTTCAAGGCTTACCAGTTCAACTGCCAGACGGTGCTGACCAACAAGACGTGGGTCGACGCCTATCGCGGTGCCGGCCGACCGGAGGCCACCTTCGGCATCGAGCGGATCATGGACGAACTCGCCGCCGAGCTGAACATGGACCCGCTGGAAGTGCGCGAGAAGAACTGGATCAAGCACGAGGAGTTCCCATTCACCACGGTCGCCGGCATGGAGTACGACTCCGGCAACTACGAGGCCGCCACCGCCCGCGCGAAAGAACTCTTCGGCTACGACGAGTTGCGTGCCGAGCAGCAGCGGCGTCGGGAGTCGAACGACGCGGTGCAACTCGGCATCGGCGTTTCCACCTTCACCGAGATGTGCGGCCTGGCGCCCTCGCGGGTGCTCGGTTCGCTCAGCTACGGAGCCGGCGGTTGGGAGCACGCGAGCATCCGGATGCTCGCCACCGGCAAGGTTGAGGTCGTCACCGGCACCTCCCCGCACGGTCAGGGACACGAGACGGCCTGGAGCCAGATCGTCGCCGACCGGTTGGGCGTGGCGTTCGAGGACGTCGAGGTCTTGCACGGCGACACCCAGATCGCGCACAAGGGTCTCGACACCTACGGTTCGCGCTCGTTGGTCGTCGGTGGCGAGGCGATCGTGCGGGCCGCCGACAAGGTGATCGAGAAGGCGCGGCCGATCGCGGCGCACATCCTCGAGGCCAACACCGACGACCTGGAGTTCGCGGCCGGCAAGTTCACGGTCAAGGGCACCGACAAGGGCGTCACGATGGCCGAGCTCGCCCTGGCTAGCTTCGCGGCCCACAACCTGCCGGACGGCGTGGAGCCGGGTCTCGACGCCGAGTCGACCTACGACCCGATCAACTTCTCCTTCCCGCACGGCACGCACCTGTGCGCGGTCGAGGTCGACACCGAGACCGGGGCGACCAAGCTGCACAAGTACGTCTGTGTCGACGACATCGGCGTGGTGATCAACCCGCTGATCGTCGAGGGACAGATCCACGGCGGCCTCGTGCAGGGAATCGCCCAAGCCCTGTGGGAGGGAGCCGAATACGACGAGTTCGGCACGCTGGTGACCGGTTCGTTCGTCGACTACACGCTGCCGACGGCGGCCGACACGATCAACTTCGTCACCGACAACACGGTTTCGCCGTCCACCACCAACACGCTCGGCACCAAGGGCGTGGGGGAGGCCGGCACCATCGCCTCGACCCCCGCGGTGGTCAACGCGGTCGTCGACGCGGTGCGGCCGCTCGGCATCAACGACATCGAAATGCCCTGCACCCCGCAACGGGTGTGGCGCGCGATCCAGGGAGGTGCCCGATGA
- a CDS encoding (2Fe-2S)-binding protein, with the protein MTRISVKVDGDSFTDEVEPRMLLVHYLRERLGKVGTVVGCDTSNCGACTVHLDGVSVKSCNMLAVQADGHDVTTIEGIARNGQLHPVQQAFHDNHALQCGYCTPGMVMQSIDVLRANPNPSEEEIRVGLEGNLCRCTGYQNIVKAVRQAAGGTNLSPVGASQGSEQA; encoded by the coding sequence ATGACCCGGATCAGCGTGAAGGTGGATGGCGACAGTTTCACCGACGAGGTGGAGCCGCGCATGTTGTTGGTGCATTACCTGCGAGAACGGTTGGGGAAGGTCGGCACGGTCGTCGGCTGCGACACCAGCAACTGTGGCGCCTGCACCGTGCACCTCGACGGGGTGAGCGTGAAGTCGTGCAACATGCTCGCCGTGCAGGCCGACGGTCACGATGTCACCACGATCGAGGGCATCGCGCGCAACGGCCAACTGCACCCGGTGCAGCAGGCGTTCCACGACAACCACGCCCTCCAATGCGGTTACTGCACACCGGGAATGGTGATGCAGTCGATCGACGTGCTGCGAGCCAACCCGAACCCTTCGGAGGAAGAGATCCGGGTCGGGCTGGAGGGCAACCTGTGTCGGTGCACCGGCTACCAGAACATCGTCAAGGCGGTTCGACAGGCCGCCGGCGGCACCAATCTGAGCCCCGTCGGGGCGAGCCAGGGGAGTGAGCAGGCATGA
- a CDS encoding XdhC family protein → MREVLPDLLGWWREGQDVAMATVVGTWRSAPRQPGAAMLVGPGGAAVGSVSGGCVEGAVYELGQEVLDTGTPALQRYGVSDDDAFAVGLTCGGILDIYVEKVSQQTYPEFGDVADDIEAGRPVAVVTVVQHPDAAFVGRRMIVRPAETRPSRSGSLGSARIDDAVADDVAGLISSGHSAALTYGPDGERRGEGMRVFAAVFAPRPRMIVFGAIDFAAACARMGRFLGYRVTVCDARAVFATNTRFPDADEVVVQWPHKYLAKEAEAGRVDERTVLCVLTHDPKFDVPLLEVALRLPKVAYIGAMGSRRTHDDRTERLREAGLSDGELGRLSSPIGLDLGARTPEETAVSIAAEIVALRWGGRGDRLTATDGPIHHHELPDRPDDVSELTESLADASGSDHDREAAEPNDRASTTRTKEAESSSTDRH, encoded by the coding sequence TTGCGTGAGGTGTTGCCCGACCTGCTCGGCTGGTGGCGCGAGGGTCAGGACGTCGCGATGGCCACGGTCGTAGGCACGTGGCGGTCGGCACCGCGACAGCCGGGTGCGGCGATGCTCGTCGGTCCGGGCGGTGCCGCCGTCGGATCCGTCTCCGGCGGCTGCGTCGAGGGCGCGGTGTACGAACTCGGCCAAGAAGTGCTCGACACCGGCACCCCGGCGTTGCAGCGCTACGGCGTCAGCGACGACGACGCCTTTGCGGTCGGCCTCACCTGCGGCGGCATCCTCGACATCTACGTCGAGAAGGTCTCCCAGCAGACCTACCCCGAGTTCGGCGACGTCGCCGACGACATCGAGGCCGGCCGCCCGGTCGCGGTCGTGACGGTCGTGCAGCATCCCGACGCCGCGTTCGTCGGACGCCGGATGATCGTGCGACCGGCAGAGACACGTCCGTCGCGCAGCGGCTCGCTGGGCAGCGCCCGCATCGACGACGCCGTGGCCGACGACGTCGCGGGGCTCATCAGCAGCGGGCACAGCGCGGCGCTCACCTACGGCCCGGACGGCGAACGGCGCGGCGAGGGAATGCGTGTGTTCGCAGCGGTTTTCGCGCCGCGTCCGCGGATGATCGTGTTCGGCGCAATCGACTTCGCCGCCGCGTGCGCGCGGATGGGGCGCTTCCTCGGCTACCGAGTGACGGTCTGCGACGCCCGCGCGGTGTTCGCCACCAACACCCGGTTTCCCGACGCCGACGAGGTGGTCGTGCAGTGGCCGCACAAATATCTCGCCAAGGAGGCAGAGGCCGGACGCGTCGACGAACGCACGGTGCTGTGCGTGCTGACGCACGACCCGAAGTTCGATGTGCCGCTGTTGGAAGTGGCGTTACGCCTGCCGAAGGTGGCCTACATCGGAGCCATGGGCTCGCGCCGCACCCACGACGACCGCACCGAGCGCCTGCGGGAGGCGGGGCTGTCCGACGGCGAACTCGGCCGCTTGTCCAGCCCGATCGGCCTCGACCTCGGTGCCCGCACCCCGGAGGAGACGGCGGTCAGCATCGCCGCCGAGATCGTGGCGCTGCGCTGGGGCGGACGCGGTGACCGGCTCACGGCGACCGACGGGCCGATCCACCACCACGAGTTGCCTGATCGGCCCGATGATGTGAGTGAACTCACAGAATCCCTTGCGGATGCAAGCGGATCCGACCACGATCGGGAAGCAGCGGAACCGAACGACAGGGCGAGCACGACCCGCACGAAAGAAGCAGAGTCAAGCAGTACCGACCGGCACTAG